In a genomic window of Nostoc sp. UHCC 0870:
- a CDS encoding DUF423 domain-containing protein codes for MMQIFLSVAAILGGLSVVAGAFASHALRERISERSLEIFDVGARYQMYHALALLLVAVLISRTPSPPTTLIASGWLFIVGIAIFSGSLYALSLTGIKILGAITPLGGVAFILGWGALAIAAWNLKIGV; via the coding sequence ATGATGCAGATTTTTTTGAGCGTAGCTGCCATTTTAGGCGGTTTGTCAGTGGTGGCTGGTGCTTTCGCTTCCCATGCACTGCGGGAAAGAATTAGTGAGCGATCGCTCGAAATTTTTGATGTCGGCGCACGTTACCAAATGTATCACGCTCTAGCCTTGTTGCTAGTAGCCGTCTTAATTAGCCGTACACCATCGCCGCCAACCACTTTGATAGCTAGTGGCTGGCTTTTTATCGTCGGTATCGCCATTTTTTCTGGCAGTTTGTACGCTCTCAGCTTAACTGGAATAAAAATCTTAGGTGCAATTACACCCTTGGGCGGTGTAGCTTTTATTTTAGGCTGGGGTGCTTTAGCGATCGCCGCTTGGAATTTGAAAATTGGTGTATAA
- a CDS encoding FG-GAP repeat domain-containing protein, which translates to MSSAPEFNNKVANAFDISLQKSQSLVSPSQSLSDFNITLPNNNSSSSEPLPLDLVSPFPRTSVNPNPNPYLTSAAITPDFNGDGKADKVWVNTQTGEIVVRLMDGAATIQEASLGQYDLTTWSYKIADFNNDGKTDFLLRNNATGENAVALMDGTRVANFVYLEKVDAGWDAKIGDFNGDRKTDIFWHNATTGQNAIWTMDGTTVTSANVLDTTDVGWNPTIVDFDGNGKSDIFWRNDTTGENITWLMDGAQATKYDLQAQDPSWSYTLGDFNGDFKTDILWRNTSTGENKVWTMNTLPGIGPLVTEGTLNTLDSSWKASIGDFNGDGKTDIFWNNETTGENTAWLMDGTTKSSEAFLPKVSETGAVYKPFLGDHNGDGRTDIYWRDQASGQDVLWVMDGTTATATPVANSLTPEWYTG; encoded by the coding sequence ATGTCTAGCGCACCAGAATTCAACAACAAAGTGGCTAATGCGTTTGATATATCTTTGCAAAAATCACAGAGCTTGGTAAGTCCTTCTCAATCTCTGTCGGATTTTAATATCACATTACCAAACAATAATAGCTCCTCTTCTGAACCATTACCATTAGATTTAGTTTCCCCATTTCCCAGAACTAGTGTTAACCCAAACCCCAATCCTTACTTAACTAGTGCCGCTATCACACCTGATTTCAATGGTGATGGTAAAGCAGATAAAGTTTGGGTGAACACTCAAACAGGTGAAATTGTCGTCCGTCTAATGGATGGTGCAGCAACTATACAAGAAGCTTCTCTAGGTCAATATGACCTAACCACCTGGAGTTATAAAATTGCTGATTTCAATAATGATGGCAAGACAGACTTCTTGTTGCGTAATAACGCCACAGGAGAAAATGCTGTTGCGCTGATGGATGGTACTAGAGTTGCTAACTTTGTGTATCTAGAGAAAGTTGATGCAGGCTGGGACGCTAAAATTGGCGATTTCAACGGCGATCGCAAAACAGATATCTTCTGGCATAATGCCACCACAGGCCAAAACGCTATTTGGACTATGGATGGTACAACAGTCACAAGTGCCAACGTTCTAGACACAACAGATGTGGGTTGGAATCCTACTATTGTTGATTTCGACGGTAATGGTAAGAGTGATATCTTCTGGCGCAATGATACCACTGGCGAAAACATTACTTGGTTGATGGATGGCGCACAAGCCACCAAATATGATCTGCAAGCACAAGATCCATCTTGGTCTTACACCCTTGGTGATTTCAACGGAGATTTCAAAACTGATATTCTCTGGCGTAACACCAGCACCGGTGAGAACAAGGTTTGGACAATGAATACTCTTCCTGGTATTGGTCCTCTTGTCACCGAAGGCACTCTAAATACACTTGACTCATCATGGAAAGCCAGTATTGGTGATTTCAATGGTGATGGCAAGACAGATATCTTCTGGAACAATGAAACCACCGGCGAGAACACAGCTTGGTTGATGGATGGTACTACTAAGAGCAGTGAAGCTTTCTTACCCAAAGTTTCCGAAACTGGTGCAGTATATAAGCCATTCCTCGGCGATCACAATGGTGACGGTAGAACAGACATCTACTGGCGTGATCAAGCATCAGGTCAAGACGTACTTTGGGTTATGGATGGCACTACAGCCACCGCAACACCTGTAGCCAATTCATTGACTCCAGAATGGTACACTGGCTGA
- a CDS encoding aminopeptidase P N-terminal domain-containing protein, which produces MQLEYRQRREQLMAKIGSGTAIFRSAPMAVMHNDVEYNYRQDSDFFYLTGFNEPEAVAVLAPHHQEHRFVLFVQPKEREKEVWTGYRCGVDAAKEMYGADEAYPITELDEKLPQYLEKADRIYYHLGRDRSFNDKILGHYQSLLRSYPKRGTGPIAIADTGPILHSSRLVKSEAELEMMRQAALIAVEAHNHAMAITKPGRYEYEIQAEIERIFRLRGGMGPAYPSIVASGVNACVLHYIENNRQMQEQDLLLIDAGCAYDYYNSDITRTFPVGGKFTPEQKILYELVLEAQKQAIAQVKPGNTFNLVHDTAVRVLTEGLVELGILKGEVDKLIEEEKYKPYYMHRTSHWLGLDVHDVGVYQHGEDKPQILQPGQVLTVEPGLYIVPDTKLAEDQPETDRRWVGIGIRIEDDVLVTPTGNEVLTAGVPKAVDEVERIS; this is translated from the coding sequence ATGCAATTAGAATATCGGCAGCGTCGTGAGCAGTTAATGGCAAAAATTGGTAGTGGTACAGCCATTTTTCGCAGTGCGCCAATGGCCGTAATGCACAACGATGTCGAATATAACTATCGCCAAGACAGTGATTTTTTCTACCTGACTGGCTTTAACGAACCGGAAGCGGTAGCTGTGTTAGCACCCCATCATCAAGAACATCGCTTTGTGTTGTTTGTCCAACCCAAGGAAAGAGAAAAGGAAGTTTGGACTGGTTATCGCTGTGGGGTAGACGCAGCCAAGGAAATGTATGGTGCAGATGAGGCTTATCCCATCACGGAACTAGATGAGAAGTTACCCCAGTATTTAGAAAAAGCCGATCGCATTTATTATCATTTAGGACGCGATCGCTCTTTTAACGATAAAATCCTGGGACATTACCAAAGTTTATTGCGGAGTTATCCCAAGCGGGGTACAGGGCCAATCGCTATTGCAGATACAGGCCCAATTCTCCACAGTTCGAGATTAGTTAAAAGTGAAGCGGAATTAGAAATGATGCGTCAAGCAGCATTAATTGCCGTTGAAGCGCACAATCACGCCATGGCCATTACTAAACCCGGACGTTATGAGTATGAAATCCAAGCCGAGATAGAACGCATCTTTCGCCTGCGGGGTGGAATGGGGCCGGCTTATCCTTCGATTGTCGCTTCTGGTGTAAATGCTTGCGTACTGCATTACATTGAAAATAATCGCCAGATGCAGGAGCAAGATTTGCTGTTAATTGACGCTGGTTGTGCTTATGATTATTACAATTCGGATATTACCAGGACATTTCCCGTAGGTGGTAAGTTTACACCAGAGCAGAAGATATTGTATGAACTTGTCTTAGAAGCACAAAAACAAGCGATCGCTCAAGTAAAACCAGGTAATACTTTTAACTTAGTTCATGATACTGCTGTGCGTGTTTTAACTGAAGGCTTAGTAGAACTGGGTATCCTCAAAGGCGAAGTGGATAAACTGATTGAGGAAGAAAAATACAAACCGTATTATATGCACCGTACCAGCCATTGGTTAGGTTTGGATGTCCATGATGTGGGTGTGTATCAACATGGTGAAGATAAACCGCAAATTTTGCAACCAGGCCAAGTGTTGACGGTTGAACCTGGACTTTATATTGTCCCAGATACGAAACTCGCAGAAGACCAACCAGAAACAGATCGGCGTTGGGTCGGTATTGGGATTCGCATTGAAGATGATGTGTTAGTTACACCTACAGGAAATGAGGTGTTAACGGCTGGTGTTCCTAAAGCTGTGGATGAAGTGGAAAGAATCAGCTGA
- a CDS encoding DUF3592 domain-containing protein: protein MGVFGSIFAGIGSIFLIVGIIITLNTRSFLAKSVTTQGTVIDLIRRTSGSSRSSVYYPVVQFTSSSGDRIIFEANSGSSPPAFKKDQQVEVLYNPQQPNSAVINSWAELWLLPVICTAMGSLFVLIGGIALINSFR from the coding sequence ATGGGTGTGTTTGGTTCTATCTTCGCTGGTATTGGTAGTATCTTTTTGATAGTCGGGATAATAATTACGTTAAATACTCGTTCTTTCCTAGCCAAATCTGTAACAACCCAAGGAACAGTCATCGATTTGATCCGGCGTACATCAGGTAGTAGCAGAAGTTCAGTTTACTATCCAGTAGTACAATTTACCTCATCTTCTGGCGATCGCATAATATTTGAAGCTAACTCAGGTAGCAGCCCGCCAGCATTTAAAAAGGATCAGCAAGTAGAAGTGCTATACAATCCTCAACAGCCAAATTCTGCCGTGATTAATTCCTGGGCAGAATTATGGCTTTTACCTGTGATATGTACTGCTATGGGGTCACTTTTTGTCTTGATTGGAGGAATTGCACTAATCAATTCATTCCGGTAA
- the pdxA gene encoding 4-hydroxythreonine-4-phosphate dehydrogenase PdxA: MYQINQYQTVKLLGKKPLRLAITLGDPAGIGAEVILKALADPEVGQNCDLTVIGNRDLLVQIYKKLTAIEKLTPLANPDELNVVDVTLDTEIEGKIILGTGNAASGAASFAYMEYAIAETISGNFDGIVTAPIAKSAWKAAGYNYPGQTELLAEKSGVARFGMLFVARSPYTGWTLRTLLATTHIPLCQVAETLTPELLTTKLDLLVECLKQDFGLTSGRIAIAGLNPHSGEQGQLGTEEQDWLIPWLESERQKRPNFQIEGPIPPDTMWVKPGQAWYGNSHGQNPADAYLALYHDQGLIPVKLMAFDRAVNTSIGLPFVRTSPDHGTAFDIAGKGIADATSMKAAIELAAELVHQRLGTKA; encoded by the coding sequence ATGTATCAAATTAATCAATATCAAACAGTAAAATTACTAGGCAAAAAACCTCTGCGTTTAGCGATAACTTTGGGAGATCCAGCCGGAATTGGCGCGGAGGTAATTTTAAAAGCTTTGGCAGATCCAGAAGTTGGTCAAAACTGCGATTTAACTGTGATTGGTAATCGGGATTTGCTGGTACAGATATATAAAAAACTAACAGCGATTGAGAAGTTAACACCTTTAGCAAATCCTGATGAATTAAATGTTGTCGATGTGACTTTAGATACAGAGATTGAGGGAAAAATTATTTTAGGGACTGGAAATGCAGCCAGTGGTGCGGCGAGTTTTGCTTATATGGAATATGCGATCGCAGAAACTATATCTGGTAACTTTGATGGTATTGTTACAGCCCCCATCGCTAAATCTGCGTGGAAAGCCGCAGGTTATAATTACCCAGGACAAACGGAACTTTTAGCTGAAAAGTCTGGTGTTGCAAGATTTGGGATGTTATTTGTAGCGCGATCGCCTTATACTGGTTGGACACTCCGCACTTTATTGGCTACTACCCATATTCCCCTGTGTCAAGTAGCTGAAACACTGACACCAGAGTTGTTAACCACAAAATTAGATTTATTGGTGGAGTGTTTAAAGCAAGATTTTGGGCTAACTAGTGGGAGAATTGCGATCGCAGGTTTAAATCCCCACAGTGGCGAACAAGGACAATTGGGAACGGAAGAACAGGATTGGTTAATCCCGTGGTTGGAGTCAGAACGGCAAAAACGCCCTAATTTTCAGATAGAAGGGCCGATTCCCCCTGATACAATGTGGGTTAAGCCTGGTCAAGCTTGGTATGGTAATTCTCACGGACAAAATCCCGCCGATGCTTATTTGGCACTTTATCACGACCAAGGTTTAATTCCCGTCAAGCTAATGGCGTTTGACCGTGCTGTGAATACTTCCATTGGTTTACCCTTTGTTCGCACTTCCCCCGACCACGGAACAGCATTTGATATCGCAGGTAAGGGAATTGCTGATGCTACTAGTATGAAAGCAGCGATTGAGTTAGCGGCTGAGTTGGTTCATCAACGGTTAGGTACTAAAGCATGA
- the petM gene encoding cytochrome b6-f complex subunit PetM has product MSGEMFNAAILSFGLIFVGWALGALLLKIQGSEE; this is encoded by the coding sequence ATGAGCGGCGAAATGTTCAACGCAGCTATCTTATCTTTCGGTCTAATCTTCGTGGGTTGGGCTTTGGGTGCTTTATTGCTGAAAATCCAAGGTTCAGAAGAATAA
- a CDS encoding SDR family oxidoreductase → MTLLIVGATGTLGRQVARRAIDEGYKVRCLVRSAKRAAFLKEWGAELVKGDLCRPETLTGALEGVTAVIDAATSRATDSLTIKQVDWQGQVALIQAAKAAGVERFIFFSILDADKYPEVPLMEIKRCTELFLAESGINYTILRLAGFMQGLISQYGIPILEGQPVWVTGNSSPVAYMDTQDIAKFAVRALSVPETEKQAFPVVGTRAWSAEEIINLCERLSNKEAKVRRMPINLLRTVRGIARFFQWGLNVADRLAFTEVLASGKALNAPMDEVYTVFGLEQEQTTTLEGYLQEYFNRIMKKLKELDYEKTKKQKSKKTPFKKVNSQ, encoded by the coding sequence ATGACCTTATTAATAGTGGGTGCTACAGGCACTTTAGGAAGACAAGTGGCTCGTCGGGCGATCGATGAGGGATATAAAGTACGCTGTCTGGTTCGCAGTGCTAAAAGAGCTGCTTTTTTAAAAGAATGGGGTGCAGAACTTGTCAAAGGAGATTTGTGTCGCCCCGAAACCCTCACAGGCGCATTAGAAGGGGTTACAGCAGTTATTGATGCTGCCACTTCCCGTGCTACAGATTCACTGACTATTAAACAGGTAGACTGGCAAGGTCAGGTAGCCTTAATCCAAGCGGCAAAGGCTGCGGGTGTAGAACGTTTTATATTCTTTTCTATTCTTGATGCCGATAAGTACCCAGAAGTCCCACTCATGGAGATTAAGCGGTGTACTGAACTATTTTTAGCCGAATCTGGAATAAATTACACAATCTTACGATTAGCCGGCTTCATGCAAGGGTTAATCAGTCAGTATGGCATACCTATTTTAGAAGGGCAACCCGTTTGGGTAACGGGCAATTCTTCACCCGTCGCTTACATGGACACTCAAGATATCGCCAAGTTTGCGGTGCGTGCCTTGAGTGTACCAGAAACCGAAAAACAAGCTTTCCCAGTGGTAGGAACTCGTGCTTGGAGTGCAGAGGAAATTATCAACCTTTGTGAACGCTTGTCTAACAAAGAAGCCAAAGTCAGACGAATGCCAATCAACCTGCTGCGTACTGTGCGCGGAATTGCACGCTTCTTTCAGTGGGGATTGAATGTAGCAGATAGATTAGCGTTTACAGAAGTATTGGCCAGTGGTAAGGCTTTAAATGCGCCAATGGATGAAGTATATACAGTATTTGGATTAGAACAAGAACAGACAACTACTTTAGAAGGCTATCTCCAAGAGTATTTCAACCGTATTATGAAAAAGCTCAAAGAGCTAGACTACGAAAAAACTAAAAAGCAGAAATCTAAAAAGACTCCGTTTAAAAAAGTCAATAGTCAATAA
- a CDS encoding NAD(+) kinase has product MPKAGIIYNDVKPVAVRVATELKDKLTAAGWDVCITSSVGGILGYSNPESPVCHTPIDGLTPPGFESEMKFAIVLGGDGTVLAASRQVAPCGVPILAVNTGHMGFLTEAYLNQLPQAIEQVMAGEYEIEERAMLTVKVLRGESVLWESLCLNEMVLHREPLTSMCHFEIAIGRHAPVDIAADGVIVSTPTGSTAYSLSAGGPVVAPGVPVLQLVPICPHSLASRALVFPDTEPVNIYPVNIPRLVMVVDGNGGCYIFPEDRVYLERSHYTVKFIRLQPPEFFRILREKLGWGLPHIAKPASVELP; this is encoded by the coding sequence GTGCCGAAAGCAGGCATTATCTACAATGACGTTAAACCGGTAGCCGTTCGTGTGGCTACCGAATTGAAAGACAAGCTAACCGCAGCCGGTTGGGATGTATGTATTACATCAAGTGTCGGTGGCATATTGGGCTATTCTAATCCTGAAAGTCCTGTCTGCCACACCCCTATTGATGGTCTGACACCCCCTGGATTTGAGTCAGAAATGAAGTTTGCCATAGTCCTAGGGGGGGACGGCACTGTTTTAGCAGCTTCGCGTCAAGTTGCTCCCTGCGGTGTTCCCATTTTAGCGGTGAATACCGGTCACATGGGCTTTTTAACGGAAGCATACCTGAATCAATTGCCCCAAGCAATAGAACAGGTAATGGCTGGTGAGTATGAAATCGAAGAACGTGCCATGCTCACTGTTAAAGTCCTACGAGGGGAGTCTGTGCTTTGGGAATCATTGTGCTTAAATGAAATGGTGTTACATCGAGAACCATTAACCTCGATGTGTCATTTTGAAATTGCGATAGGTCGTCATGCGCCAGTTGATATTGCTGCTGATGGGGTAATTGTTTCTACACCAACGGGTTCTACCGCTTATTCTTTAAGTGCTGGTGGCCCTGTTGTTGCGCCTGGCGTACCTGTATTGCAGTTAGTACCTATTTGTCCCCACTCGTTGGCTTCTAGGGCTTTAGTGTTTCCAGACACAGAACCAGTTAATATCTATCCAGTCAATATTCCTCGCTTAGTCATGGTAGTGGATGGTAATGGCGGTTGCTACATTTTCCCAGAGGATCGAGTATATTTGGAGCGATCGCACTACACCGTCAAATTCATCCGCCTACAACCACCCGAATTTTTCCGCATCCTGCGCGAAAAATTAGGTTGGGGTCTACCTCATATTGCCAAACCTGCTTCGGTAGAATTACCTTAG
- the nblR gene encoding response regulator transcription factor NblR, with protein sequence MTPAQSPCVLVIETDDSLANQLSFDLQEAGYEAVLANDATSGLQSYHDRQPALVVLDRMLAGESGLALCKNLRNAGMRSPVLILMARDTVDDRVACLEAGADDYILKPYRAEDFLKLIRLYLKPDVETTEQLRFGDMVLDLATRRAIYNGRIVDLTMKEFELLKFLMEHPREVLTREQILENVWGYDFMGESNVIEVYIRYLRLKIEDEGQKRLIQTVRGVGYVLRES encoded by the coding sequence ATGACACCTGCTCAAAGTCCTTGTGTTTTGGTCATTGAAACGGATGATAGCCTAGCTAATCAGCTATCGTTTGATTTGCAAGAAGCTGGCTATGAGGCGGTTTTAGCAAATGATGCAACTAGTGGTTTGCAATCTTATCACGATCGCCAACCTGCTTTAGTGGTTCTCGACCGAATGCTTGCAGGTGAATCAGGACTAGCACTGTGCAAAAATCTGAGGAACGCTGGAATGCGATCGCCAGTCCTCATACTCATGGCCAGGGATACAGTAGATGATCGGGTAGCTTGTCTAGAAGCTGGTGCTGATGATTACATCCTCAAACCCTATCGCGCAGAAGACTTTTTAAAGTTAATTCGCCTCTACCTCAAACCTGATGTTGAGACTACAGAACAGTTGCGTTTTGGGGATATGGTTTTAGACTTAGCTACCCGTCGTGCGATTTACAACGGTCGAATCGTTGACCTGACCATGAAGGAATTTGAACTCTTAAAATTTTTAATGGAACATCCTCGTGAAGTCTTAACCCGTGAACAAATTTTAGAAAATGTCTGGGGTTATGACTTTATGGGAGAATCTAACGTTATAGAAGTTTATATTCGCTACTTACGTTTAAAAATCGAAGATGAAGGTCAAAAACGCCTTATTCAAACAGTGCGCGGCGTAGGTTATGTACTTCGAGAATCTTAA
- a CDS encoding DUF192 domain-containing protein: MMRWLTFIPMLLSIFLMGCSVQSTAKSPEKTAQAPISLGQTLPISAKAIVPNGTTIELEVARTPEQQSLGLMYRPALPDNRGMLFQFSSAQPVSFWMKNVPVALDMVFLQNGVVKYIKTSAPPCTSDPCPNYGPKVPIDKVIELRSGRAKELNLQEGDSIKIEFLDTRGLP; the protein is encoded by the coding sequence ATGATGCGTTGGTTAACTTTTATTCCAATGCTGCTGAGTATTTTTTTGATGGGGTGTTCTGTGCAATCAACAGCTAAATCTCCCGAAAAAACTGCTCAAGCACCAATATCATTGGGGCAAACATTACCCATTTCTGCCAAGGCAATTGTTCCCAATGGTACAACAATTGAGTTAGAAGTGGCGCGAACACCTGAACAGCAATCACTCGGACTGATGTATCGCCCAGCCTTACCAGACAATAGGGGAATGCTATTTCAATTTTCCTCGGCACAACCGGTGAGCTTTTGGATGAAAAATGTCCCTGTGGCTCTGGATATGGTCTTTTTACAAAATGGTGTAGTTAAGTATATTAAAACTTCTGCCCCGCCTTGCACTAGTGACCCTTGTCCTAACTATGGCCCGAAAGTACCTATTGATAAAGTCATTGAATTGCGATCGGGACGAGCTAAGGAATTAAATCTTCAGGAAGGTGATAGTATCAAAATTGAGTTTTTAGATACGCGAGGTTTACCGTAA
- a CDS encoding DUF2949 domain-containing protein, with product MSPSTYSRLIRFLQEDLSISAASLGVALRHREQDPGPLPMILWQYGLITLDQLEQIYDWLETA from the coding sequence ATGTCACCATCAACATATTCACGACTAATTCGGTTCTTACAGGAAGATTTGTCTATTTCAGCAGCATCTTTAGGAGTGGCGTTGCGTCATCGAGAGCAAGATCCGGGGCCTTTACCGATGATTCTTTGGCAGTATGGTTTGATTACTTTAGACCAACTAGAACAAATTTATGATTGGTTGGAAACAGCGTAG
- a CDS encoding Uma2 family endonuclease: MTQSLPKLLTFDEFIEWYPNDGKRYELRNGVNFEMPPPSGEHEKVVGFIARKLTVEFDRLNRPYTIPKTAFVKTPNAESAYSPDVLLLNLDNLSNEPLFQKQSTVSQAASVPLVVAVVSTNWRDDYYNKFADYEEMGIPEYWIADYAALGARKFIGNPKQPTIFVCSLVDGEYQMTPFQGNTAIQSPTFPQLNLTAQQIFDAAK, translated from the coding sequence ATGACCCAATCTTTGCCAAAATTACTGACATTTGATGAATTTATTGAATGGTATCCCAACGATGGTAAACGCTATGAATTACGTAACGGAGTAAATTTTGAAATGCCCCCTCCAAGCGGAGAACATGAAAAAGTTGTGGGATTTATAGCCCGTAAGTTAACTGTCGAGTTTGATCGCCTAAACCGTCCTTACACCATACCCAAAACTGCATTCGTCAAAACTCCTAATGCTGAATCTGCTTATTCACCCGATGTATTGTTATTAAATCTAGATAACCTCAGCAACGAACCGCTTTTTCAAAAGCAGTCAACAGTCAGCCAAGCTGCATCTGTGCCATTGGTGGTTGCGGTTGTATCGACTAACTGGCGAGATGATTACTACAACAAATTTGCTGACTATGAGGAAATGGGCATTCCTGAATATTGGATTGCTGATTATGCTGCTTTGGGAGCTAGGAAATTTATCGGTAATCCCAAACAACCGACTATTTTTGTATGTAGTTTAGTTGATGGTGAATATCAAATGACTCCGTTTCAAGGTAACACAGCGATTCAATCACCTACCTTCCCCCAATTAAATTTAACCGCACAGCAGATTTTTGATGCAGCTAAATAA
- a CDS encoding DUF5340 domain-containing protein → MEQIPLPSPIHYELILQLLERQTMSAVNNNPELRYQVNQLIITLRKAVVQQKHLEESCQGSSVPVEHRWSINHQTNS, encoded by the coding sequence ATGGAGCAAATCCCTCTACCGTCACCCATTCACTACGAACTTATACTCCAACTATTAGAAAGGCAAACCATGTCAGCAGTCAATAATAACCCTGAACTGCGATATCAAGTTAATCAACTAATTATTACTCTCCGTAAAGCAGTAGTCCAACAAAAGCACTTAGAAGAAAGTTGTCAAGGTTCTTCTGTACCAGTAGAACACCGTTGGTCAATTAATCATCAGACTAATTCATGA
- the trpC gene encoding indole-3-glycerol phosphate synthase TrpC translates to MQIRRRQPNPAINVSILRYQAAVPDAEPQHILEEIVWQKEIEVEQMRERVPLRELQKQALTAPPTRDFVAALKQGITKPALIAEVKKASPSKGVFREDFDPVAIALSYQQGGASCLSVLTDSKFFQGSFDNLSKVRNAVDLPLLCKDFVIYPYQMYLARLRGADAVLLIAAILSDQDLQYFLKIAKSLNMAALIEVHNLEELDRVLALDGVSLVGINNRNLADFSVDLQTTCQILAARGSQLQEKNILIVSESGLHTPEDLNLVSQAGATAVLIGESLVKQPDPELAIARLFSHST, encoded by the coding sequence ATGCAAATCCGTCGCCGTCAACCGAACCCGGCTATAAATGTCTCTATATTGCGCTATCAAGCTGCTGTCCCAGATGCAGAACCGCAGCATATCCTAGAGGAAATTGTCTGGCAGAAGGAGATAGAAGTTGAACAAATGCGCGAAAGAGTGCCTTTACGAGAATTGCAGAAGCAAGCACTCACCGCCCCACCAACGCGTGATTTTGTCGCGGCTTTAAAACAAGGTATAACTAAACCTGCGTTGATTGCAGAAGTAAAAAAAGCTTCCCCCAGTAAAGGCGTATTTCGTGAAGATTTTGACCCCGTAGCGATCGCCCTATCCTATCAACAAGGTGGTGCTAGCTGTCTTTCTGTTTTAACGGATAGTAAGTTTTTTCAAGGTAGCTTTGATAATCTATCTAAAGTCCGTAATGCTGTAGATTTGCCGCTACTGTGTAAGGATTTTGTCATCTATCCTTATCAAATGTACTTAGCCCGCTTGCGAGGTGCAGATGCAGTTTTATTAATTGCAGCTATCCTCAGCGATCAAGACTTGCAATACTTCCTCAAAATTGCCAAGAGTCTTAATATGGCAGCATTGATTGAAGTTCACAATCTCGAAGAACTTGACCGTGTATTGGCTTTAGATGGTGTATCTTTAGTAGGAATCAATAATCGTAATTTAGCAGATTTTTCTGTTGATTTACAAACAACTTGCCAAATTTTAGCTGCCAGGGGTAGCCAATTACAGGAAAAAAATATTCTAATTGTCAGTGAGTCAGGATTACATACCCCAGAGGATTTAAATTTAGTCTCACAAGCTGGTGCAACCGCCGTCTTGATTGGCGAATCCTTAGTCAAACAGCCTGATCCAGAATTAGCGATCGCGCGTTTATTTTCCCATTCTACTTGA